The Trichosurus vulpecula isolate mTriVul1 chromosome 9, mTriVul1.pri, whole genome shotgun sequence region AGGAGCTCTCTTGGATGGGATCAAGAGCCATAAAGCAGTATTTCTTCTTGATATCTTCTACAGTGTTTATCTGGTCTTCTGTAAAATGCTTCCCAGATTGATTCATTAACGTCATTAGATAAGTAGTAAGGTCAGAGCCAGCATAGTCTAGCCTACCTGTGATGTTTGGCAAAGGATATCCCTCAAAGATTGGGACCACATAGGAAACCCCATGGCCAACTTCTACCACCAAACCTGATGTCTTTCCATAAGAGTACATGGACAGTCGAGATTGATAGGCTATGTGCATTGCCGGAGTGTTGAAGCTTTCAAAGAGCATCTCTGCATACTTCTCCCTGTTGGTATAGGGACCCAGGGGAGGGTCTGACACCAGAACAGCATGTTCCTCTGTAGGGATCTTCATCTCGTGCAAAAAAAGATATTCCCAGATATCCTGCACTGTGTCCCAGTCCACGATGATACCGTGTCTCAGGGGATTAACTAACTTGAGGCGGGTATCGGGGTACAGGAGCTCACGtccaataaatgtttcttttcgGTTGTCTCCAGTTTTAGCAGTCTCCATGTAAGGTTTCCCTACCGTAGATGAAATCACGTGGCTAGGCCTTGGCTCTCCAGCATAGCCACATTTACAGTATCCCGTGCCAATGTCCACAACCACTGCCCTAATTTTCTTCACCCTCTTTAGTTTCTCCTTAACGAATGTAGAAAGGGCATTGTCTTCACGTTTCTTCCTATTATTGACAAGCAGTGCCTTTTTTGCTGGACCTTCTGTCAAGGAGGCAACCTGGAAGGACTCGGGTTCGTTTGCTTTAACAAGTAGAGCTCTCTTTGCTGGACCTTCCCCGATGGTCGCTACCTGTGGAGCCCATGTCCTTGTGAATGCcatgttttctcccctcctctcatgGGTGACTCTTTCCTTAGGCTCAATTGGAGTAATACAGAGGAAGAGGCCAACATCAAAATGGTgacttcagaatcttcctgacaGTGACCTCACTGATTGTGACAGAAGGCAACTGTTGGCACAGCCTGGTGGAATAATGATTTTCAGTCACTGAGAAGTTTTGTGTGCTCTAGGATAAATCTTGGATTAAAAAAGTTGGTCATTTCTGTGTGCTCTTTTCCTAGGACTACCCACTTTAAATCACTCAAACCTCCTTATGTGggtggtttcttttttccttatgtcTGCCCCTCAGTGGTTCTCAGTCTTTTTGGTGAATGACTACAATGGGGAAAATCATTGTGGACCaacttatttttcctcttcccatttACTG contains the following coding sequences:
- the ACTL7A gene encoding actin-like protein 7A, translated to MAFTRTWAPQVATIGEGPAKRALLVKANEPESFQVASLTEGPAKKALLVNNRKKREDNALSTFVKEKLKRVKKIRAVVVDIGTGYCKCGYAGEPRPSHVISSTVGKPYMETAKTGDNRKETFIGRELLYPDTRLKLVNPLRHGIIVDWDTVQDIWEYLFLHEMKIPTEEHAVLVSDPPLGPYTNREKYAEMLFESFNTPAMHIAYQSRLSMYSYGKTSGLVVEVGHGVSYVVPIFEGYPLPNITGRLDYAGSDLTTYLMTLMNQSGKHFTEDQINTVEDIKKKYCFMALDPIQESSSVKDDMINYRLPDGKQITIGQERYLCSEMFFKPSLIKSMQLGLHTQTMTCLNKCDVALKRDLMNNILLCGGSTMLSGFPDRFQKELSKICPNDTPTMNVLPERDTSVWTGGSILASLQAFQPLWVQRSEYQEHGPFFLYRRCF